In a genomic window of Equus asinus isolate D_3611 breed Donkey chromosome 11, EquAss-T2T_v2, whole genome shotgun sequence:
- the SLITRK1 gene encoding SLIT and NTRK-like protein 1 — protein MLLWILLLETSLCFAAGNVTGDVCKEKICSCNEIEGDLHVDCEKKGFTSLQRFTAPTSQFYHLFLHGNSLTRLFPNEFANFYNAVSLHMENNGLHEIVPGAFLGLQLVKRLHINNNKIKSFRKQTFLGLDDLEYLQADFNLLRDIDPGAFQDLNKLEVLILNDNLISTLPANVFQYVPITHLDLRGNRLKTLPYEEVLEQIPGIAEILLEDNPWDCTCDLLSLKEWLENIPKNALIGRVVCEAPNRLQGKDLNETTEQDLCPLKNRVDSSLPAPPAQEETFAPGPLPTPFKTNGQEDHATPGSAPNGGTKIPGNWQIKIRPTAAIATGSARNKPPANGLPCPGGCSCDHIPGSGLKMNCNNRNVSSLADLKPKLSNVQELFLRDNKIHSIRKSHFVDYKNLILLDLGNNNIATVENNTFKNLLDLRWLYMDSNYLDTLSREKFAGLQNLEYLNVEYNAIQLILPGTFNAMPKLRILILNNNLLRSLPVDVFAGVSLSKLSLHNNYFMYLPVAGVLDQLTSIIQIDLHGNPWECSCTIVPFKQWAERLGSEVLMSDLKCETPVNFFRKDFMLLSNDEICPQLYARISPTLTSHSKNSTGLAETGTHSNSYLDTSRVSISVLVPGLLLVFVTSAFTVVGMLVFILRNRKRSKRRDANSSASEINSLQTVCDSSYWHNGPYNADGAHRVYDCGSHSLSD, from the coding sequence ATGCTGCTTTGGATTCTGTTGCTGGAGACGTCTCTTTGTTTTGCCGCTGGAAACGTTACAGGGGATGTTTGCAAAGAGAAGATCTGTTCTTGCAATGAGATAGAAGGGGACCTACACGTAGACTGTGAAAAAAAGGGCTTTACAAGTCTGCAGCGTTTCACCGCCCCGACTTCCCAGTTTTACCATCTATTTCTGCATGGCAATTCCCTCACTCGACTTTTCCCTAATGAGTTCGCTAACTTTTATAATGCGGTTAGTTTGCACATGGAAAACAATGGCTTGCATGAAATCGTTCCTGGGGCTTTTCTGGGGCTGCAGCTGGTGAAAAGACTGCacatcaacaacaacaagatCAAGTCTTTTCGAAAGCAGACTTTTCTGGGGCTTGACGATCTGGAATACCTCCAGGCTGATTTTAATTTATTACGGGATATAGACCCGGGGGCCTTCCAGGACTTGAACAAGCTGGAGGTACTCATTTTAAATGACAACCTCATCAGCACCCTACCTGCCAACGTGTTCCAGTATGTGCCCATCACCCACCTCGACCTCCGGGGAAACAGGCTGAAAACGCTGCCCTATGAGGAGGTCTTGGAGCAAATCCCCGGCATTGCCGAGATCCTGCTAGAGGATAACCCATGGGACTGCACCTGTGATCTGCTCTCCCTGAAAGAATGGCTGGAAAACATTCCCAAAAATGCCCTGATCGGCCGAGTGGTCTGCGAAGCCCCCAACAGACTGCAGGGGAAAGACCTCAATGAAACCACCGAACAGGACTTGTGTCCTTTGAAAAACAGAGTGGATTCTAGTCTCCCAGCGCCCCCTGCCCAAGAAGAGACCTTCGCTCCTGGCCCCCTGCCAACTCCTTTCAAGACAAATGGACAAGAGGACCATGCCACCCCAGGGTCTGCTCCAAACGGAGGTACAAAGATCCCAGGCAACTGGCAGATCAAAATCAGACCCACGGCAGCGATAGCGACTGGCAGCGCCAGAAACAAACCCCCAGCCAACGGCTTGCCCTGCCCTGGGGGCTGCAGCTGCGACCACATCCCAGGGTCGGGTTTAAAGATGAACTGCAACAACCGGAACGTGAGCAGCTTGGCTGATTTGAAACCTAAGCTCTCCAACGTGCAGGAGCTTTTCCTGCGAGATAACAAGATCCATAGCATCAGAAAATCGCACTTTGTGGATTATAAGAATCTCATCCTGTTGGATCTGGGCAATAATAACATCGCCACCGTAGAGAACAACACTTTTAAGAACCTTTTGGACCTCAGGTGGCTGTATATGGATAGTAACTACTTGGACACGCTGTCCCGGGAGAAATTCGCCGGGCTGCAAAACCTCGAGTATCTGAACGTGGAGTACAATGCGATCCAGCTCATCCTTCCTGGAACCTTCAATGCCATGCCCAAACTGAGGATCCTCATTCTCAACAACAACTTACTGAGGTCCCTACCCGTAGACGTGTTCGCTGGGGTCTCGCTCTCTAAGCTCAGCCTGCACAACAATTACTTCATGTACCTCCCAGTGGCAGGGGTGCTGGACCAGTTAACCTCCATCATCCAGATAGACCTACACGGAAACCCTTGGGAGTGCTCCTGCACTATTGTGCCTTTCAAACAGTGGGCAGAACGCCTGGGTTCCGAAGTGCTGATGAGCGACCTCAAGTGTGAGACGCCGGTGAACTTCTTTAGGAAAGATTTCATGCTTCTCTCCAATGACGAGATCTGCCCCCAGCTGTACGCGAGGATCTCGCCCACGTTAACTTCGCACAGTAAAAACAGCACTGGGTTGGCGGAGACCGGGACGCACTCCAACTCCTACCTAGACACCAGCAGGGTGTCCATCTCCGTGTTGGTCCCGGGACTGCTGCTGGTGTTCGTCACCTCCGCCTTCACCGTGGTGGGCATGCTCGTGTTTATCCTGAGGAACCGAAAGCGGTCTAAGAGAAGGGATGCCAACTCCTCTGCGTCCGAAATTAATTCCCTACAGACAGTCTGTGACTCTTCCTACTGGCACAATGGGCCTTACAACGCAGATGGGGCCCACAGAGTGTATGACTGTGGCTCCCACTCGCTCTCAGACTAA